From one Bombyx mori chromosome 5, ASM3026992v2 genomic stretch:
- the LOC101744280 gene encoding zinc finger protein 532: MGTTDSHNDRLSIKNMIFTKALPNYTIPVPITGHKVFGCTDCGDKFVFESSYNDHINRRSVQISYMCRHCGFPKIFYNRCNLLFHIRSHSFKTATINVTDLRIDPLPLSFYNMDLIKTQGSDKPDQVTQPNPRKQCVVLNTCFECKKNISMANSAYKDRAKHFMEFTNETYTCPICLFTLPTVCGLKAHLRLHLKSPPFYCPECGIHISNKNVNYPYNHDCEGFKMIRATARLQCPVTKCNLFHPNDFKQHMKQTHLKKVYKCQFCVVACFNEVTMAKHLKIHNMDNKALIFYQCELCPGRLVLHNLIESHLGNHIQNNVYPCWTCGAVCNDAIALINHYTRKHNDKAPNIAKIVASVINETRTQLGSHRIYRVVKKCDHCHRSFIYKCQYDEIPILPNLCPYKCTKSLKMQSQNTDSDNDGNLICYMCKMVISEDWKQIKKHYSIHHNNIRCLDLKIDLPRIDLGKYLKKRSLKQTSNKEKSNPRIKRSKRLGMKMTKKRVFKSSYGCNMCSDKFENKNLLENHLKLHRDTLMAYQCMECGQSFAMKPSFSTHLLLEHKIMNVDDYIQNKKCFNGDALVTQQMNVPYEEPFSENQCKICKTLFESKEILEKHQCSQSGSLSQR, translated from the exons ATGGGTACTACAGATTCTCACAATGATAGACTGAGTATAAAAAACATGATTTTCACAAAAGCTTTACCAAATTACACAATCCCAGTACCAATAACTGGCCACAAAGTATTTGGGTGTACTGATTGTGGAGACAA attcGTCTTTGAATCCAGCTATAATGATCACATCAATCGAAGATCTGTCCAAATCAGTTACATGTGTCGTCATTGTGGTTTTCCCAAAATATTCTACAATAGATGCAATTTACTATTTCATATACGTTCGCATTCATTTAAAACAGCTACGATAAATGTAACAGACTTGAGAATCGATCCGTTACCCCtttctttttataatatggATCTGATTAAAACACAAGGGAGTGACAAGCCCGACCAAGTTACACAACCAAACCCACGTAAACAATGTGTCGTACTAAATACATGTTTTGAATGCAAGAAGAATATTTCCATGGCGAATTCCGCGTATAAAGACCGCGCCAAACATTTTATGGAATTTACTAATGAAACTTACACTTGTCCAATTTGCCTTTTCACTTTGCCAACTGTTTGTGGCCTTAAAGCACATCTACGTCTGCATTTAAAAAGTCCTCCCTTTTACTGTCCAGAATGCGGTATTCATATCTCAAACAAAAACGTGAACTATCCTTACAACCATGACTGCGAGGGATTTAAAATGATAAGAGCGACCGCTAGACTGCAGTGTCCAGTGACCAAATGTAATCTTTTTCATCCAAACGACTTTAAACAACACATGAAACaaactcatttaaaaaaagtttataaatgTCAATTTTGTGTTGTGGCATGCTTTAATGAAGTAACTATGGCCAAACATCTAAAGATCCACAACATGGATAATAAGgcattaatattttatcaatGTGAACTGTGTCCAGGTAGACTGGTACTTCATAATCTAATAGAAAGTCATTTAGGGAATCACATTCAGAACAATGTCTATCCATGTTGGACTTGTGGCGCTGTTTGCAATGACGCAATTGCTTTAATTAATCACTACACAAGGAAACATAATGATAAGGCACCGAATATTGCAAAAATAGTAGCTTCAGTCATTAATGAAACTAGAACACAACTAGGAAGTCATCGAATATATCGCGTAGTAAAAAAATGTGACCATTGCCACAGAAGTTTCATTTACAAATGTCAATATGATGAAATACCGATTCTACCAAATTTGTGTCCATATAAATGCACTAAAAGCTTAAAGATGCAATCGCAAAATACTGATTCAGACAATGATGGTAATTTAATCTGCTACATGTGCAAAATGGTTATATCTGAAGATTGGaagcaaattaaaaaacattactcGATTCATCACAATAACATTAGATGCTTGGATCTTAAAATAGATCTGCCTCGCATAGATTTAGGCAAGTATTTAAAGAAAAGGAGCTTGAAGCAGACGTCTAATAAAGAAAAGTCAAACCCCAGGATTAAAAGAAGCAAACGCCTAGGAATGAAAATGACCAAAAAAAGAGTTTTCAAAAGCAGTTATGGATGTAACATGTGTAGTGacaagtttgaaaataaaaacctcttagaaaatcacctaaaactTCATAGAGATACTCTTATGGCATACCAATGTATGGAATGTGGACAAAGTTTTGCCATGAAACCATCTTTCTCAACACATTTGTTACTGGAACACAAAATAATGAATGttgacgattatattcaaaacaaaaaGTGCTTTAATGGAGATGCATTAGTAACACAGCAAATGAACGTCCCCTACGAAGAGCCATTTTCAGAAAACCAGTGCAAAATTTGCAAAACTCTGTTTGAAAGTAAAGAAATTTTGGAGAAACATCAATGCTCACAGTCTGGTAGTCTTAGTCAAAGATAA
- the LOC101744142 gene encoding cartilage-associated protein: MKLLIREIIIVLLSLIVINESVKLSAVKNKYHKGVKAYTDERWTECIAQFEESISLYRVYRKRIINCRLKCNRNQYNSEIQNNIEDLKIYELLLKKTVCLKQCIESVADTHLQEEFQDIIPIMSARKPFEYLHVCYFQMNALPKAASAAYTFHVGHPDDITMLNNVKYYSQQPEVDVNEIEDLLIENFMIYYKNGKDAYNKNDWEKTITNFEEAIKDYFSVENNCRAECELQPDQQISSEFIITIANNVASLLHCQQQCQDILKKFSYQSGIEFLTDVLDYLQISYYYTKDYEGAAEAVSTYMVMIPDAEDMIENKKFYSSLVDKEAFVNRSDIVYYFKRDTYEKMILNLFHKDSDEGSFKIKDEL; the protein is encoded by the coding sequence ATGAAGTTACTAATTAGAGAAATAATAATTGTCTTATTGTCGTTAATTGTTATCAATGAATCTGTTAAATTGTCGgcggtaaaaaataaatatcataaagGCGTGAAAGCATATACTGATGAGAGGTGGACTGAATGTATCGCTCAGTTCGAAGAATCTATCAGTTTATATAGAGTTTATAGAAAACGCATAATTAACTGTAGACTTAAATGTAACAGAAATCAATACaattcagaaatacaaaataatattgaagatttaaaaatttatgaactgcTTTTGAAGAAAACAGTGTGCCTTAAACAATGCATAGAGTCTGTTGCCGATACACATCTCCAAGAAGAATTTCAAGATATCATTCCAATAATGTCAGCTAGAAAACCTTTTGAGTATCTCCATGTTTGTTATTTCCAAATGAATGCTTTACCAAAAGCTGCCTCAGCAGCATATACATTTCATGTTGGACATCCAGATGATATCACGATGCTAAATAATGTCAAATATTACAGTCAACAACCAGAAGTAGATGTAAATGAGATAGAAGACTTGCTGATTGAAAATTTCATGATATATTACAAAAACGGTAAAGATGCTTACAATAAAAATGATTGggaaaaaacaataactaattTTGAAGAAGCTATCAAGGATTACTTTTCAGTGGAAAACAATTGCCGTGCAGAATGTGAATTGCAACCAGACCAACAGATATCTTCAGAGTTTATCATAACAATTGCAAATAATGTAGCATCTCTTTTACACTGCCAACAGCAATGCCAAGATATACTGAAAAAATTTAGCTATCAATCAGGAATAGAATTCCTTACTGATGTACTAGATTATCTACAGATCTCTTACTATTATACAAAAGATTATGAGGGTGCAGCTGAAGCGGTCTCCACTTATATGGTTATGATACCTGATGCTGAAGATAtgatagaaaacaaaaaattctaTAGCTCGCTTGTAGATAAAGAAGCTTTTGTTAACAGATCTGATATTGTTTACTACTTTAAACGGGATACttatgaaaaaatgattttgaatcTGTTTCACAAGGACAGTGATGAAGGTAGTTTTAAGATTAAAGATGAATTATAA